TGTTCAGCCCCAAGAGCACTTGGCCGGGGCTCCGGTATGTCATACATGCATCGCCAGGCTGCGAGCCCAGCTGCCCGGTTGCCACTTGAGTCGGCTGAGATGCCCTCAGAGCCAAAACGAGTGCGTCGAGCAGGTTCTGCTCCCGTAGGATGCGCATGCCCATCCGGCCGAGGTTTTCGAGAAGGTCGTGGTTCTGCGACGCAAAGCCCACATCGCCCATGACGCCGAGATCGATGACGGAGGCCACGagcccttggccatggcggaaaTGCACAAAGGCATCCAGAAAAgtgttggctgctgcgtAGTTGGCCTGGCCCCACTGGCCGACAATTCCACTGCAAGACGACAAGAGGACGAAGAATTCCAACTCGTTGATGTCTGAGATGGCTTCATGCAAGTGCCACGTGCCGCGGACCCTGGGCTCGACTGCTGTGTTCCAGTCGGCGAAGGACATGTCGGCAAACGCCACGTCCCTCAGGACCATGGCCAGGTTGATTACGCCTGCGAGGGCTCTAGAAGCAGTCACCTCGTTATCCACAGCTCTTTGGACGTCGGCCTTGTTGCTGACACTGCCTTTAACCAGCAACACTTGACAGCCCTGCGAGTGCAACTCTTTGACGAAGCCATCAGTTTGGGGCCCCTTTTGACAAGATCTCGAGAGGAATACGAGGGATCGCGCGCCCTTCTCTACCATCCAGGTGGCGAGCGCTCGCCCAAGTCCACCAAGACCTCCTACCAGCAGATAGGTGCGGTCCGACCGAAACTGGAatgatggcgttggcatcgtcggccgATCCAGCTCCCGAGCATCACGGGGCATCCTGACGACCATCTTGCCAATGTGCCTAGCCGTCTGCATCATCCGCAAGGcgtcctggacctggacTGCCTCGAAAGTGTTGGAGACGGTCGGACCTCGGATACGTCCCTCACGTATCCATCCTACACAGCGCTCCAAGAGAGCGGCGGCCTTGTGTGGACGTGCCTGCAAGACCAGGCGTAGCTCAAGACCGGTAAAGGTGCGGTTGGCCTCGAAAggtgccatggccagcatagCTCGCCGTTGGAAGTCTCGCTTGCCGATTTCCACCATGATGCCGAACTCAGCAACGCACTGCCACGACGCTTGAAGCAGGTCTCCAGACAGCGAATTAAGTACGACGTCTACTCCCCTGCCATCTGTGGCACGCAAGACATTAGGAAGGAAGGATGAGTCCCGCGAGTTGAATATGTGCGAGGGTGGAATCCCATAGTTTGCTGCGAGATGGTTGCGCTTCACATCGCTCCCCACGGTGCAGTATATCTGTGCCGGTGTCAGTACGCACCAGATATAATGTATTGTCTACGTCTAGTCATGTCCTTGTGTACCCATTGCGACTCACCTGAGCACCAAGCATCTTCGCAATCTGTATCGCCGCGAGGCCGACTCCCCCACAGGCTGCATGAATGAGGACAGACTGCGGCACAGCATCTTGTAAGTATCCAGAGTCAACCAATACCTAGGTTCAAATCATGGGCTTATTACACACCTGGCCACATTTCAAAtcggccttgtccaccagCGCCATGAGAGCTGTGGTGTAGACGCACGGCAATGCTGCGCCTTGCTCGAAAGACATCGAGTCGTCCATTTTAACGCACAACGCCGCATTCACTGTGTGGATTGTCTTGAAGCACCCGCTTCCGAGATACATGACATCACCGCCGACGGAGAAGCGAAAGACCCCAGGCCCTACAGCTCGGACAACGCCGCTTCCCTCGAATCCCATCTCGCTGGGGCTGTTTCCAATGATACCCAAGGCAATAAGAAAGTCCTAGCACCGTCCGAGTCAGAACTTTGATGCGGCTTGTGACTGAGATTGGGATTCGTGTCTGGAAAAGCTAAATTCGCAAATGCTCGTTGGACAAGAGCCCGGGAATCGACAATACATACCCGGAAGTTTAGTCCGACAGCCCGAGTCTCAACAACAATGTCACCCTCGGCGGGGAACGGCTGCTTCCACCTTTGCTCCAAGTCATCGTATGTAGCAGGCCCAGCATCTTCATGGTGATGTGCCTGTCAGTCGTCAAATCGTAAGTTTCGCAGTCATCCCCCCACTGAGTCGATTAAAATGCCTCGGAAATCGTTTGCCGGTGCAGTCGTGGGACAAGAACCTCCCCCTTGATGATGGCATACTCGTAGTCGGGGTCAATGGATTCACGATTGTTCAGCTGCTCTGACCCGGCGTGCTGTAGGATCCTGCCTACGGCGCTAGCTGCGGCCACGGCCCGATGTCGTTGTCTCGTCCACTTCGATTGTAAAGAATGGGAGGGATCGCTCGTTCCGTACAGTCCTGGCGAGACCAAGTACCATAGCTGCCCGTGGATCTTTTACGTCGCCCACCTGCGAAGCGGGTGTCACCCCgagaatcttggccttgtgcGAGGACAAATACTCCTTGATAGTGTCGAAAGTCTCCTCCGTCATTTCGTGGAGTACAGGTACCTCGAGGTCTAATAGTGAAATAATATCGTTGTGAGCGGGTAACTCTTGTCTGAAATGACAGATATTGACAGCTACATCGAGAGACTCTAGGCATTGATGCATCTCAGAAACGTATAGACTATTAGGAGAGTAGCACAGTACGCTGACTGCCAATAGACTAGCGTGTCGACTCTCACGGCTGACTAAAATGCCAGTGTTGACATGATATGGCGCTGAATCATCAAGGACGATAACTTCAGGCTTCGAAAAGCCGGCATGAAGCAACTCCTTGGTCCACCTTTCCGGCGAAACGTACGGCTGATCCACGCGGTTGTCTTGGGCCCCGAGCCACCAGCCATGGAGGAATCCCTGAACAAGATTGAGATTACCATTCATGTTCTGTAAGTGCAACAGACGAATATGTAGTATGCTCACCATGACATAATTAAAGACCATTACATCTGAAGTGAGTAAGGAGGTATCAGCATTCCGTGCTGTGTTGCCGCCAGTTGTCGGTGGTCCTTGGTATTAAGGGGGATGTTGTCGCAACAGGGTACACTCACCAGGACAGAGTTCTTCTAAGAATAGCCGCCCCCCCCGGCCTGAGAAGGTTACGCATGTTTTCGAGAGTCTCATTCAAGTATGTGGTGGCATGGATAACCTAATGAAGTTACAAAGTCAGCAGGGTTGCAAACATGGGCATCTGGCGAGGGGGTGAAAATAATATGAGCCTACGTTCGCGGCGATAATCAAATCGTAGCTGCCCGGCTGGAAGCCTTGCTGAGCTGGGTCTGCTGCAACATCCAACACGGCATACTCAATTTTCTCATGGCTAGCAAATCTTTGCTTAGCAGCAGGTATAAACCCGGCTGATACGTCGATGTACGTGTAGACACGATAGAGGCATTCTCCGTACGAAGACGTAAGTGCACGCAGAACACGAGCTGTTGTTCCTCCTGTGCCGGCGCCGACCTCGAGGATACGCATGTGCGGGTTTGTGTTGGCACAGAGCTTGAGAAGATCTGCCGAGTCCATTGAGATTGCGTCGTAGAATTCGGCGAGCACGTTGTCCTCCATGAGAATGTGCAAAGGGTGTGTCTCGCCGCTGAAAATGGCTGGTGCTACCGAGAAGAGCTTATCAACTGCCTTTGCCAAGATAGCATATGGCGATGAAGAGAGTATGGCCATGATTTCTTTGATACGCTCAAGTCTTTGTTCTGCGCTCTTCTCCTCCAAGCGCTTGTTTTTGTCTACAAACTTGTTAGTCCCCTGCTTATAGTTCTCAATCTGCTGTTGCATCCAAACCGAGAATTTGACGAGATTCTCCGCAGTCTTTCCGTTGGTCTCGATGCCCTTATCGTGGTCGAGCATGCATAGGAGAGTGAGTTCCTCCAGCAGTGGCCATTCCATTACGCGCGGTGCCGGTCAACGGAAACGGCTCCCCAGATCTGCGAAGTCGCTGTGAGGCATCCACTCGAGCTGCGTGATTAGAGGCATCTCTTCCTCGTCTGCATCCCTATCACTTCTGCTGGTAAGGGCGCTTGTCTTGAGGCCTTTCAGGCTGATGCACGTAGTGGTCAGGCGTTCGTCACCCTCGGCACTCTGAGCCACAAGGTTACCCGTGAAGGAGCCTCGCTCCAGTGCATTATCAACATGGGCCACGACGCTCAGGGTCTGGCTCATTGGACAAGGACACACGAC
The Metarhizium brunneum chromosome 7, complete sequence genome window above contains:
- the gloL_4 gene encoding Highly reducing polyketide synthase gloL is translated as MLDHDKGIETNGKTAENLVKFSVWMQQQIENYKQGTNKFVDKNKRLEEKSAEQRLERIKEIMAILSSSPYAILAKAVDKLFSVAPAIFSGETHPLHILMEDNVLAEFYDAISMDSADLLKLCANTNPHMRILEVGAGTGGTTARVLRALTSSYGECLYRVYTYIDVSAGFIPAAKQRFASHEKIEYAVLDVAADPAQQGFQPGSYDLIIAANVIHATTYLNETLENMHVMVFNYVMVSILHIRLLHLQNMNGNLNLVQGFLHGWWLGAQDNRVDQPYVSPERWTKELLHAGFSKPEVIVLDDSAPYHVNTGILVSRESRHASLLAVSVLCYSPNSLYVSEMHQCLESLDVAVNICHFRQELPAHNDIISLLDLEVPVLHEMTEETFDTIKEYLSSHKAKILGVTPASQVGDVKDPRAAMWTRQRHRAVAAASAVGRILQHAGSEQLNNRESIDPDYEYAIIKGEAHHHEDAGPATYDDLEQRWKQPFPAEGDIVVETRAVGLNFRDFLIALGIIGNSPSEMGFEGSGVVRAVGPGVFRFSVGGDVMYLGSGCFKTIHTVNAALCVKMDDSMSFEQGAALPCVYTTALMALVDKADLKCGQSVLIHAACGGVGLAAIQIAKMLGAQIYCTVGSDVKRNHLAANYGIPPSHIFNSRDSSFLPNVLRATDGRGVDVVLNSLSGDLLQASWQCVAEFGIMVEIGKRDFQRRAMLAMAPFEANRTFTGLELRLVLQARPHKAAALLERCVGWIREGRIRGPTVSNTFEAVQVQDALRMMQTARHIGKMVVRMPRDARELDRPTMPTPSFQFRSDRTYLLVGGLGGLGRALATWMVEKGARSLVFLSRSCQKGPQTDGFVKELHSQGCQVLLVKGSVSNKADVQRAVDNEVTASRALAGVINLAMVLRDVAFADMSFADWNTAVEPRVRGTWHLHEAISDINELEFFVLLSSCSGIVGQWGQANYAAANTFLDAFVHFRHGQGLVASVIDLGVMGDVGFASQNHDLLENLGRMGMRILREQNLLDALVLALRASQPTQVATGQLGSQPGDACMTYRSPGQVLLGLNTTVPISSPLSRVPWRRDARMSIYHNLEVLSNTGGKQTCPLRDSLRATLAPLTNNADRTATIACALTAALANFLIKDENDIPLDRPLENLGIDSLVAMEVRNWIRQQIGVELSTISIVQSPLLFHLAEDIRLRMGKTS
- the gloL_5 gene encoding Highly reducing polyketide synthase gloL gives rise to the protein MGLRRIGFNYTGLFEGMQGITAATTATKAKATVDTSILPSDSKCSRYVLHPSVIDQCFQLFTVASCRGIRRNISQVSVPTFIEEMVVCPCPMSQTLSVVAHVDNALERGSFTGNLVAQSAEGDERLTTTCISLKGLKTSALTSRSDRDADEEEMPLITQLEWMPHSDFADLGSRFR